The proteins below come from a single Hirundo rustica isolate bHirRus1 chromosome 6, bHirRus1.pri.v3, whole genome shotgun sequence genomic window:
- the LOC120753772 gene encoding glycine N-acyltransferase-like protein 3 isoform X2 yields the protein MKILTCPAQLQRLEGILRKSLPFALPVFGAVLNINRGNPGRFEVLVDKWPEFGAVLARPSGEVPANDGYWNTQAAFYRDLGAYRALLETPGCLRWDAAFTLIALQDGMTAVSQDLAGRKGVELDIVEYYSYWHPDPSTMPEPRRRYLAEILGRFPQVCLQDGSGQPVAWVLTDHFGTGTHSYTLPEQRRRGHMQVALTVAAQRAHARGFPTFGHTALGNRPMQQLQEMLGHQRLPGVCSYILHNPGLDKDGP from the exons ATGAAGATCCTGacgtgcccagcccagctgcagcgCCTGGAGGGGATCCTGAGGAAGAGCCTCCCCTTCGCCCTGCCG GTCTTCGGGGCGGTGCTGAACATCAACCGGGGCAACCCAGGCCGCTTTGAGGTGCTGGTGGACAAGTGGCCCGAGTTCGGCGCCGTGCTGGCCCGGCCCAGCGGAGAG GTGCCGGCGAACGACGGCTACTGGAACACGCAGGCAGCGTTTTACCGAGACCTGGGGGCGTACCGGGCGCTGCTGGAGACCCCCGGGTGCCTGCGCTGGGACGCCGCCTTCACCCTCATCG CGCTGCAGGACGGCATGACCGCGGTGTCCCAGGACCTGGCGGGGAGGAAGGGCGTGGAGCTGGACATTGTCGAGTACTACTCCTACTGGCACCCTGACCCCAGCACCATGCCTGAGCCCCG CCGGCGCTACCTGGCCGAGATTTTGGGGCGCTTCCCGCAAGTCTGCCTGCAGGACGGCAGCGGGCAGCCCGTGGCCTGGGTGCTGACGGATCATTTCGGGACGGGCACCCACAGCTACACCCTGCCCGAGCAGCGGCGGCGCGGCCACATGCAGGTGGCACTGACGGTGGCGGCGCAGCGGGCGCACGCCCGCGGCTTCCCCACCTTCGGGCACACGGCGCTGGGGAACCGGCccatgcagcagctgcaggagatgctgggCCACCAGCGCCTGCCCGGGGTCTGCAGCTACATCCTGCACAATCCCGGCCTGGATAAGGACGGGCCTTGa
- the LOC120753775 gene encoding glycine-N-acyltransferase-like protein 3, producing MLILRSPAQLQLLEETLRKNLPATLPVLGTVMTVARGNPFSHEVLVDSWPHFGIVLTRLRPEDHRDPRDYYINQLSVFYRDKGALQMLLEGTEAVTRERAFQIMGMQDGLDEAVQEVASARGLKVETIRYRAMISPEPPQPRRQMPPDLRLAPVSPSHVPLLNAVWALGGNARSQAFLLGLVRTLPSACLLDRRGRPVSWSLLDGQGCLRHGYTVPAWRGHGLTGLTLAELGRRLHAGGFPIYGAVLPHNTASLHALQAVGFVPQPGTFYMILGTPK from the exons ATGCTGATCCTGaggtccccagcccagctgcagctcctggaggagaCCCTGCGGAAGAACCTGCCCGCCACCCTGCCG GTCCTGGGGACGGTGATGACGGTGGCTAGGGGGAACCCGTTCTCCCACGAGGTGCTGGTGGACTCCTGGCCCCATTTCGGCATTGTCCTGACCCGCCTGCGCCCAGAG GACCACAGGGACCCCAGGGACTATTACATCAACCAGCTGTCTGTGTTCTACCGGGACAAGGGAGCcctgcagatgctgctggagGGCACTGAGGCAGTGACCCGGGAAAGGGCATTCCAGATTATGG GGATGCAGGACGGGCTGGACGAGGCCGTGCAGGAGGTGGCCAGCGCCAGGGGGCTGAAGGTGGAGACGATCCGGTACCGGGCAATGATAAGCCCCGAGCCCCCTCAGCCCCGCAGGCA GATGCCCCCGGACCTGCGCCTGGCgcccgtgtccccatcccacgTCCCGCTGCTCAACGCCGTGTGGGCCCTGGGTGGCAACGCCCGCAGCCAGGccttcctgctggggctggtgcGGACGCTGCCCTCCGCCTGCCTGCTGGACCGCCGCGGCCGCCCGGTGTCCTGGAGCCTGCTGGACGGGCAGGGCTGCCTGCGCCACGGCTACACGGTGCCCGCCTGGCGCGGGCACGGCCTCACCGGGCTCACGCTGGCCGAGCTGGGCCGGCGGCTGCACGCCGGCGGCTTCCCCATCTACGGCGCCGTACTGCCCCACAACACGGCCTCGCTGCACGCCCTGCAAGCCGTCGGCTTCGTGCCCCAGCCCGGGACCTTCTACATGATCCTGGGCACCCCAAAGTAG
- the POLD4 gene encoding DNA polymerase delta subunit 4: MSRRAMGQPRRITDSFPRRLRRRGSGRPPGRLKDKKDKDKDKVQVKGRDCPRSPSQPPPDPALLEMLRRFDLSWEYGPCTGITRLQRWERAQELGLSPPGPVRDALLEHRDNPDVTYSLWHDYEL; this comes from the exons ATGTCGCGCAGGGCCATGGGGCAGCCCCGGCGCATCACCGACTCCTTCccgcggcggctgcggcggcgggGCTCGGGCCGGCCCCCGGGCAGGCTCAAGGACAAAAAGGACAAGGATAAGGACAAGGTGCAGGTGAAGGGGCGGGACTGTCCCCGCTCCCCCTCGCAGCCCCCTCCGGACCCGGCGCTCCTGGAAATGTTGCGGCGTTTCGACCTCTCCTGGGAATACGGACCCTGCACCG GGATCACCCGCCTGCAGCGATGGGAGCGGGCAcaagagctggggctgagcccccccgGCCCCGTCCGTGACGCCCTCCTGGAGCACCGGGACAACCCCGATGTCACCTACAG CCTCTGGCACGACTAcgagctctga
- the LOC120753772 gene encoding glycine N-acyltransferase-like protein 3 isoform X1 encodes MKILTCPAQLQRLEGILRKSLPFALPVFGAVLNINRGNPGRFEVLVDKWPEFGAVLARPSGEVPANDGYWNTQAAFYRDLGAYRALLETPGCLRWDAAFTLIALQDGMTAVSQDLAGRKGVELDIVEYYSYWHPDPSTMPEPRPAPGVRLGSLSPSHVDLLNDTWPYGGNARSRRYLAEILGRFPQVCLQDGSGQPVAWVLTDHFGTGTHSYTLPEQRRRGHMQVALTVAAQRAHARGFPTFGHTALGNRPMQQLQEMLGHQRLPGVCSYILHNPGLDKDGP; translated from the exons ATGAAGATCCTGacgtgcccagcccagctgcagcgCCTGGAGGGGATCCTGAGGAAGAGCCTCCCCTTCGCCCTGCCG GTCTTCGGGGCGGTGCTGAACATCAACCGGGGCAACCCAGGCCGCTTTGAGGTGCTGGTGGACAAGTGGCCCGAGTTCGGCGCCGTGCTGGCCCGGCCCAGCGGAGAG GTGCCGGCGAACGACGGCTACTGGAACACGCAGGCAGCGTTTTACCGAGACCTGGGGGCGTACCGGGCGCTGCTGGAGACCCCCGGGTGCCTGCGCTGGGACGCCGCCTTCACCCTCATCG CGCTGCAGGACGGCATGACCGCGGTGTCCCAGGACCTGGCGGGGAGGAAGGGCGTGGAGCTGGACATTGTCGAGTACTACTCCTACTGGCACCCTGACCCCAGCACCATGCCTGAGCCCCG GCCAGCCCCCGGGGTGCGCCTGGGCTCCCTGAGCCCCTCGCACGTGGACCTGCTCAACGACACCTGGCCCTACGGGGGGAACGCCCGCAGCCGGCGCTACCTGGCCGAGATTTTGGGGCGCTTCCCGCAAGTCTGCCTGCAGGACGGCAGCGGGCAGCCCGTGGCCTGGGTGCTGACGGATCATTTCGGGACGGGCACCCACAGCTACACCCTGCCCGAGCAGCGGCGGCGCGGCCACATGCAGGTGGCACTGACGGTGGCGGCGCAGCGGGCGCACGCCCGCGGCTTCCCCACCTTCGGGCACACGGCGCTGGGGAACCGGCccatgcagcagctgcaggagatgctgggCCACCAGCGCCTGCCCGGGGTCTGCAGCTACATCCTGCACAATCCCGGCCTGGATAAGGACGGGCCTTGa